The segment ATCGTGATCGGCGCGCAGAAAGGCAGGCAAAGCAACACCACCAGCAACGCACTCGCATTCGCACCTAATTCCGCCATCACATCCTTCACCGTGATGGTTTCGTGCGCGAAACGTTCCGAGAGCCCATGGAGCGTCTTTGAGAGGTGGATCCGTTCAGCCTCCTCGGCTTTGTTAATCATGGTCAGGTGCCTCGCGTGTTGCCGTAGAGTTCCACGTGCAGCCGGTGAGCATAGCGGTAGCCGTGTTCCTTGCAGAGTTCCGAAAGCCACCCGCTTCGGCCGCGCAACACCTCCGCTGCCGTTCCCTCTGGCATGAGCAAAATCTTGTGCCGGGGCACGTCTTGTCCCAGCTCTGCCACTAGCGCCTCGATTTCCTGCAGGTCCTCAGGCTGGCTCACCACGAACTTCAGTTGATACGGGTAGGCCTCGAGCCAGGCACGGACCACGTCAGGGCGGCGTCGTGACGCTTCGTGCCGCTCTTTCCAGGGCCCTGCCCGCTCCCCGTCTGGCGTGGAGTCCGAGAGCTTCGGGCTCAAAGACGCCAAGTCGCAGGCAATATCCTCGGGCATGAGTGTCGCCGCAGTCTCGATGGTGAGGTGGTAGCCTATCGCCTTCAACGCGGCGGCCAGCTCGCGAATCCCCTTGGCGAGCATCGGCTCGCCCCCAGTCAGCACCACGTGCCGAGTGGGATACTTTGCAACCGCCACGACAATCTCGTCGATGGCCATTTCCTTGCCCTCCGGGTTCCAGGACGCGTAAGGGGTGTCGCACCAGCGGCAGCGGAGGTTGCACCCGGAGGTGCGGACGAACACCGAGGGGACTCCGGTGAGTTCACCTTCACCTTGGATGGAATAGAAAATTTCGGAGATCAGCACGTTGCGGGTCGCAGCAAATGCAATCCGAGCCCCGGTGCAACTATAGGTGTCATCGTGTCGGTTTTGGAGGCAGGGGAGGTTGCGACAGATACGCGGTCGGGTCGCTCACGCCAGCCAGGAGAAACGCTTCGCGTCGCTCCGTGCAGGTCCCGCACGTCCCACAGTGAACCTCGCCCCCTTTGTAACAGGAGTAGGTGCGGCCGTAGTCGATGCCCAAGGCAACGCCGCGCCTGACGATGGCCGCTTTGTCGTCTGAGATGAACGGGCGCAGCAACTCGATGCCCGCGTAGGTGCCAAGGCGCATGGCCGAGGCCATCGCCTGCATGAAAGGCTCGCGACAATCCGGATAGATCGCGTGGTCGCCGCCATGCGCCGCGATGACCACCGCCTGCGCGCTGATGCTCTCAGCAAACCCCGTGGCAATGGAAAGCATGATGGGATTCCGGAAGGGTACCACCGTCTGCTGCATCGACTGCTCCTCATAATGACCGTCGGGAATCGTTCCTCCGGAACGCAGCAGTGCGGATTGGAAAAGTTTGTCCATGAACGCGAGGGTCACCAGCTCGTGACGCACCCCAAGCTGCCGGGCGTGTTCAGCCGCGCAGGGGATCTCGCGGCCGTTGTGTTTGGACCCATAGTCGAAGCTCAATGCAGCAAGCACACGATGTTCGCGCTGCGCCCAATACAGAGCAGTCACCGAGTCCATTCCACCGGAGCAAAGGACAACGACATCCATGCCCCGATGGCGCCAGAATTTCGGCTTCGGCGCAAGCTCACCTGGCGTGCCGGTGGGCTTGCCTCCCAGCGCCCCTCTCGCCAAAACGGAGCTTCTTGAACCCAAAGCCAGACTACGTCCTCATCGACCGCCCCGAGCTCCTGCCACCGCTCCTGGCCGCCCTCAGTCGTGTCGAGGAGGCCGCCTTGGATACCGAGGCGGATAACATGTACCATTATCGCACGCGGCTCTGCCTGCTGCAGTTCTTCGTGGACGGCGAGATCCACCTCGTGGATGTGCTTGCGGGGCTGGATTTGGAGCCGCTCTGGGAAGCCCTGGCGACGAAGCATCTCATCATGCACGGCAGCGATTTCGACTTGCGGCTGTTGCACGACCTCCGCCGTTTTCGCCCGGCAAGCATGTTCGACACCATGCTGGCTGCGCAGCTGCTCAACCGTCCCAAATTCGGTCTCGCCGCCCTGCTTGAGGAGCACTTTGGCGTGCAACTCGACAAGGATTCGCAGACAGCGAACTGGTCGAAACGGCCCCTCACGCCCCGGCTCCTCGATTATGCCGCACTCGACGTCTATTTCCTGCCGCGGCTGCGCGACTTATTGACCCACGAGCTGGCGAAGCTCGACCGGCTCGACTGGTTGGACCAGCAATGCCGCCGCCAGATGGACATGGCGATGGCTGGCTTCCCGCGTGACGACGAGAATGATTGGCGCATCGGCAAATCGGAACGTCTGCGTTCCATCGGTCTCAGCGTGTTGCATGCCTGCTGGCACTGGCGAGAGGACTGGGCGAGGCAGCTTGATGTACCGCCCTTTAAGGTTACGAGCAACGACCTCCTGCTGAAGCTTTCGGAGGGTGCGGATCGCGGGCTCTCGGCGCGCGCCCTGATGGAAACCATTCACCTCGGCAAGCGGCACGACCGCCTCGCCCCCAGTTTGCGTCAGGCGCTTGAAGCAGGCCTGCACCGGGACCCTCACACACTCCCGCGCCGCCGGGGCCGCGATCCCGGCCATGTGCCCCTAACACCCGCCGAGCTTGCGCTGCAGGACAAAATTAAAGCCGATCGCGATCGCGTGGCGGCCACGTTGCAGTTAGACCCCACGTTGATTGCCAACCGCTCGCAGCTGGCCCAGATCGCCCGCGACCCGTCGGCCATCGATGAGCTCCTTCTCCCGTGGCAGGCCACCCTCTTGCGCGCCGAGCCCGCACTGGCGGGAACGCTAGGCCAGCCGTCCACTTGAACCATTGCATGGACCGCGACGCAAACATCGCCCGGCACCTGCCGCGGATGGCGCGTGAACGTCCGGACCAGCCTGCGCTGAAGGTCCCGCGGGGGCGCACCGCCGATGGGCGTATCGACTACCTCACGCTTAGCTTCACCGAGCTCGACGCCGAAGTGAACGCATGGGTTCGGCGGCTCCAGCATAAAGGGGTAAACCCGGGCGATCGAACCCTCGTCCTTGTCCGGCAGGGACTTCCGTTGATTGCAGTGGTGTTTGCGCTGTTCAAGATCGGCGCCGTGCCAGTGGTGATTGATCCAGGCATGGGATTGAAGCCGTTTCTTCGTTGCGTGCGAAAGACCCGCCCCACGGCCCTCGTTGCAATCCCGGCCGGGCAGCTTCTCTCCTGTGTGTTTTTGCCTTCGTTCTCGAGTGTCCGGTCCCGCATCTGGGTGTCCGGGAATACCGTCGCTCGATGTGGCAACGGGCGTACCGGCCCGACTTCGCCCACCGATGACTTCTGTTTGCCGCGCCTGCCGACGGATTTGGCGGCGATCCTGTTTACCTCGGGGTCGACGGGGGCGCCGAAGGGCGTTTGCTACCAGCACGGCCAGTTTGCGGCGCAGGTGGAAATGATTCGCGCGCAATACGGGATCGAACCGGGCGAAGTCGATCTCCCGATGCTGCCGATTTTTTCGCTCTTCAATCCCGCGCTTGGCATGACCACCGTCGTGCCGGAGATGGATCCCAGCCGGCCGGCGACCGCCGACCCCGCGAAGCTGGTGCAGGCAGTCCAGCAGGAGAAGGTCACCAACTCCTTCGGTTCGCCGACCCTCTGGGGCATGGTGGTCTCGCATTGTATTGAAAATTCCACTACACTCCCTTCGCTCCGCCGCGTTCTGAGTGCGGGCGCGCCCGTGCCGCGTTCGCTTTGGGAAAATGCTCCCCGTGTGCTGACCGGCGGCAAGCTGCACAGCCCGTATGGCGCGACCGAGTGCCTCCCGGTCTCGTCGGTGGAGGGCGGCACGGCGGCTGTCGGTTCCTTTGCTGGGGCCTGCGTGGGGTCAGCGCTTGAAGGGGTCGATATCCGCATTGTCGAGCCGGTCTCGGGAGTCATGACGGCGGATCAACTTCAGCGCATGTTGCCCGCGGGGCGGGTGGGGGAGATAGTTGTCGCAAGTCCGACCGTGACCCAGGAGTACTGGGACGAGCCTGAGGCGACCGCGACGGCAAAGGTGGCGGATGGCGGCGGGAGGCTTTGGCATCGCATGGGTGACATGGGGTTCCTCGATGCGGACGGGCGCCTCTGGTTCTGCGGTCGGAAGGCGGAACGCGTGCCGACGGAGTCGGGCATGCTGGATACAGAGCCGGTGGAACGTGTGTTTCGGATACATCCGCAGGTGCGCCGTTGCGCCTTGATTGGTTTGGGCGCGGGATGCCCCACATTCATACCGGCTGTCGTGGTGGAAACAGTGTCTCCGCTAGAGCCCGGGGCTTGGCGGGCGCTCGCGCTGGAGCTTCGCGCTCTCGGCAAGACACAGGAGCACACGTCCAACATCCGGCATTTTCTGCAGCACCCCGCCTTTCCGGTGGACGTTCGCCACAACGCGAAGATTCACCGCCTTACGCTTGCGCGGTGGGCAACCAACCAGACAGCGGTGGTGGTCTCATGAATGCGACGAGTCGAAATGGCACCGTGCTCGTGACAGGAGGAACGGGCTTCCTTGGGAGGAGGGTGGTGGAGCGGCTGCTGGCACAGGGGCGCCGTGTATCCATCTTGTCACGACATGAGGATCCCGCGCTCGCACGGCGTGGCGTGCGGTTCGTCTTGGCCGCGTTGGGTGACAACACGGAGGTCGAGTGCGCGTGTGAAGGCGTTGAGACTGTCTTCCACGTGGCGGCGAAGGTGGGTGTGTGGGGGCCGTACGAGGAGTTTTACTCCACCAATGTGCTTGGCACGCGCGCCTTGCTGAGGGGTGCCAGGCGCCACGGTGTGAAGTACTTCATTCACACGAGCACGCCTTCCGTGGTGTACAATGGGAAAGACCTCGCCGGTGCGGATGAATCCCTGCCCTTGACGAAGCACTGCCCGAGTGCGTATCCGCTCACGAAGGCACTTGCGGAGGCGGAGGTCCTGGCCGCCAACGATGCCTCGTTGCGCACCGTTGCCTTGCGGCCCCATCTGATCTGGGGGCCGGGCGACCCGCATCTCGTGCCACGCATTTTGGCGCGGGCACGAGCGGGGAGACTTCGGATCGTGGGGCATGGGCGGAACCGGGTGGACATGGTCCATGTGGACAATGCCACGGATGCGGAGCTCCTTGCGGAGGAGGCGCTTCGACGGGAGAACTCGGCAGCCTCGGGGAAGTCCTACTTTATCACCAATGCAGAGCCGGTCGTCCTGTGGGAGTGGGTGAATAGCCTGCTGCGCGGGGTTGGTGTGCCGGAGGTGACGCGCCGCGTGCCGCTGGGTGTTGCGTATGCGGCAGGGGCAGGGTGCGAGTGGGTGTGGACCCTGGCGCGGATGGCGGGTGAGCCACCGATGACGCGCTTTGTGGCGGCGGAGTTGGCGAAGGACCATTGGTTCAATCCGGAGGCGGCGAAGCGCGACCTGTGCTACGTGCCGCGCGTGACGATGGCGGAAGGTACGGCTGGGCTGATTGCGCATTTGAGGAATGGCGAGGAATCTGCTCGTGTGAGCACATGAGCACCAGCGACCGTACCGCGACGCGAATCCTTGTCGGGTTGCTCGTGGGTGTTGGGCTGGGGCTTGTTTTGCGGGGCGTCGGGACTTTGGTGCCAGACACGGCCGATGGGATAAGCG is part of the Opitutaceae bacterium genome and harbors:
- a CDS encoding 7-carboxy-7-deazaguanine synthase QueE, encoding MLISEIFYSIQGEGELTGVPSVFVRTSGCNLRCRWCDTPYASWNPEGKEMAIDEIVVAVAKYPTRHVVLTGGEPMLAKGIRELAAALKAIGYHLTIETAATLMPEDIACDLASLSPKLSDSTPDGERAGPWKERHEASRRRPDVVRAWLEAYPYQLKFVVSQPEDLQEIEALVAELGQDVPRHKILLMPEGTAAEVLRGRSGWLSELCKEHGYRYAHRLHVELYGNTRGT
- the queC gene encoding 7-cyano-7-deazaguanine synthase QueC; the encoded protein is MDVVVLCSGGMDSVTALYWAQREHRVLAALSFDYGSKHNGREIPCAAEHARQLGVRHELVTLAFMDKLFQSALLRSGGTIPDGHYEEQSMQQTVVPFRNPIMLSIATGFAESISAQAVVIAAHGGDHAIYPDCREPFMQAMASAMRLGTYAGIELLRPFISDDKAAIVRRGVALGIDYGRTYSCYKGGEVHCGTCGTCTERREAFLLAGVSDPTAYLSQPPLPPKPTR
- a CDS encoding 3'-5' exonuclease, with product MNPKPDYVLIDRPELLPPLLAALSRVEEAALDTEADNMYHYRTRLCLLQFFVDGEIHLVDVLAGLDLEPLWEALATKHLIMHGSDFDLRLLHDLRRFRPASMFDTMLAAQLLNRPKFGLAALLEEHFGVQLDKDSQTANWSKRPLTPRLLDYAALDVYFLPRLRDLLTHELAKLDRLDWLDQQCRRQMDMAMAGFPRDDENDWRIGKSERLRSIGLSVLHACWHWREDWARQLDVPPFKVTSNDLLLKLSEGADRGLSARALMETIHLGKRHDRLAPSLRQALEAGLHRDPHTLPRRRGRDPGHVPLTPAELALQDKIKADRDRVAATLQLDPTLIANRSQLAQIARDPSAIDELLLPWQATLLRAEPALAGTLGQPST
- a CDS encoding fatty acid CoA ligase family protein — protein: MDRDANIARHLPRMARERPDQPALKVPRGRTADGRIDYLTLSFTELDAEVNAWVRRLQHKGVNPGDRTLVLVRQGLPLIAVVFALFKIGAVPVVIDPGMGLKPFLRCVRKTRPTALVAIPAGQLLSCVFLPSFSSVRSRIWVSGNTVARCGNGRTGPTSPTDDFCLPRLPTDLAAILFTSGSTGAPKGVCYQHGQFAAQVEMIRAQYGIEPGEVDLPMLPIFSLFNPALGMTTVVPEMDPSRPATADPAKLVQAVQQEKVTNSFGSPTLWGMVVSHCIENSTTLPSLRRVLSAGAPVPRSLWENAPRVLTGGKLHSPYGATECLPVSSVEGGTAAVGSFAGACVGSALEGVDIRIVEPVSGVMTADQLQRMLPAGRVGEIVVASPTVTQEYWDEPEATATAKVADGGGRLWHRMGDMGFLDADGRLWFCGRKAERVPTESGMLDTEPVERVFRIHPQVRRCALIGLGAGCPTFIPAVVVETVSPLEPGAWRALALELRALGKTQEHTSNIRHFLQHPAFPVDVRHNAKIHRLTLARWATNQTAVVVS
- a CDS encoding NAD-dependent epimerase/dehydratase family protein; this translates as MNATSRNGTVLVTGGTGFLGRRVVERLLAQGRRVSILSRHEDPALARRGVRFVLAALGDNTEVECACEGVETVFHVAAKVGVWGPYEEFYSTNVLGTRALLRGARRHGVKYFIHTSTPSVVYNGKDLAGADESLPLTKHCPSAYPLTKALAEAEVLAANDASLRTVALRPHLIWGPGDPHLVPRILARARAGRLRIVGHGRNRVDMVHVDNATDAELLAEEALRRENSAASGKSYFITNAEPVVLWEWVNSLLRGVGVPEVTRRVPLGVAYAAGAGCEWVWTLARMAGEPPMTRFVAAELAKDHWFNPEAAKRDLCYVPRVTMAEGTAGLIAHLRNGEESARVST